Genomic segment of Syntrophorhabdaceae bacterium:
TGAGCCTGAGCCCTTCGTAGCAGCGGATACCTCTTTTCATGGCCTCTTTGTCGACGGTCCTCTCGTGAAAGTCGATGGGTGTCTTTCTGTAGGCAAGGACGACGTCTACGCCCTCGTTTCCGAGGTTCTTGCAGAGGGACAGCACCGGTTCGGCAGGGCCCGTCCATTTCCAGTCGCTGAAGAGGTGAAGTACTTTCATTTTCCGTAAAACTCACCGATCGTCTGGCACACAAAGGCAATTTCGTCTTCCCGAAGCGATGGATAGAGAGGCAGGGAGATGATCTGCCGGGCCGATCTTTCGGCCTGCGGGAATGAACCTTCGCCATAACCGAGGTGGTCGTAGACCTTTTGGAGATGGATGGGCGTGGGGTAGTGGACAAGGGTGATGATGCCCCGTTCGCCAAGGTATGCCCTCAGGGCATCCCGTTCTTCCACGGCGATGACGTAGAGGTGATGGACGTGGAAGGCATACGGTGCCTCGACAGGTCTCCGGACGGGCAGGCCCTCAAGGCCTTTGTCGTACAGCGAGGCATTGTGCCTGCGCCTTGCGTTCCACTCATCGAGATGGGGAAGCTTGACAGCAAGGAGCGCCGCCTGCAGTTCGTCGAGACGGGAGACAAAACCGTGGATGTCGTGGACATGCCTGTCGGATTGGCCGTGAGCGCGGAGCATGAGCATCCTCTTGAAGACGTCCTCGCTGTCGGTGACGACAATCCCGCCGTCGCCATAGCAGCCGAGGTTTTTCGTGGGGTAGAAACTGAAGGCGGCCGCGTCGCTCAATGTTCCCACGTTCCTGCCCTTATAGCGGGAACCGTGGGCCTGGCAGGCATCTTCCATGATCATGACACCGTACCTGCCGCAAACATCCCTCAACTCGTCCATCGGGCACGGCTGCCCGTAGAGATGGACGGGCACGCACAGCTTGACGTCATTCTCTCTTTTCAGGAGGTCTTCGAGTGCGGCGGGGTCCATGTTGAAGGAGTCCGCCTCGATATCGCAGAAACGGGGGACGAGACCGTTCTCGGACAGGGCCATTGCCGTCGCGATATAGGTGTTGGGGGTCGTGACGAACTTGTCCCCTCCTTTGAGGCCCAGGGCGAGGCCGCCTATCTTGATCGCGTCGGTGCCGCTTGCGACGCCGACGGCATACCTCGTGCCCACGTATGCGGCGAAGGCCTCTTCGAAGGACTTCACTTCCCTGCCGAGGATGAACTCCCCCGAGGAGAGCACCTTTTCGAATGTTCTTACAAGCTCCGCCTTGATGGCGG
This window contains:
- a CDS encoding DegT/DnrJ/EryC1/StrS family aminotransferase: MNVRIFDIERDHAAIKAELVRTFEKVLSSGEFILGREVKSFEEAFAAYVGTRYAVGVASGTDAIKIGGLALGLKGGDKFVTTPNTYIATAMALSENGLVPRFCDIEADSFNMDPAALEDLLKRENDVKLCVPVHLYGQPCPMDELRDVCGRYGVMIMEDACQAHGSRYKGRNVGTLSDAAAFSFYPTKNLGCYGDGGIVVTDSEDVFKRMLMLRAHGQSDRHVHDIHGFVSRLDELQAALLAVKLPHLDEWNARRRHNASLYDKGLEGLPVRRPVEAPYAFHVHHLYVIAVEERDALRAYLGERGIITLVHYPTPIHLQKVYDHLGYGEGSFPQAERSARQIISLPLYPSLREDEIAFVCQTIGEFYGK